The Deinococcus koreensis genome window below encodes:
- a CDS encoding PadR family transcriptional regulator yields the protein MDAQQLKGHLDLLLLATLEHGPRYGGQIIADVQASTGGYFSLREGTLYPALHRLEKAGWISGEFQVLPRGGSPVKVYTLTPSGHSELREQRQRYERFSGAVRGVIGGGA from the coding sequence ATGGACGCTCAACAGCTCAAAGGCCACCTCGACCTCCTGCTCCTCGCCACGCTGGAACACGGCCCGCGCTACGGCGGCCAGATCATCGCGGACGTGCAGGCCAGCACAGGCGGCTATTTCAGCCTGCGCGAGGGCACCCTGTACCCCGCCCTGCACCGGCTGGAGAAGGCCGGCTGGATCAGCGGCGAGTTCCAGGTGCTGCCCCGCGGCGGCAGTCCGGTCAAGGTCTACACCCTGACCCCCAGCGGCCACAGCGAACTGCGTGAGCAGCGCCAGCGCTACGAGCGCTTCAGCGGCGCCGTGCGCGGCGTGATCGGCGGCGGCGCATGA
- a CDS encoding class I SAM-dependent methyltransferase, with the protein MTETPHSREWYAHLARELGGYRHPWRRVLDGPDPELSFDALLMEHLSPTSRVLEAGCGHGPDAARFGSRCARWAAYDRSPELLALARQNAPHAEFAEWDGKSEVPLALRGPFDLIVSRRGPTGVIDHLPAVAAPGAHFLYVGPTLDVPQVPQRLGRIGWDILGEWRASVRAWAPTWEDWQLRCEFMGEVARSEDWDAGATSRGLPYREERSVVLAGPP; encoded by the coding sequence ATGACCGAGACCCCCCACTCCCGCGAGTGGTACGCCCACCTGGCCCGCGAGCTGGGCGGCTATCGTCACCCCTGGAGGCGCGTGCTGGACGGCCCCGACCCGGAACTGAGCTTCGACGCCCTGCTCATGGAGCACCTGAGCCCAACGTCACGTGTACTGGAGGCTGGCTGCGGGCATGGCCCGGACGCGGCGCGCTTCGGGAGCCGGTGTGCGCGCTGGGCCGCCTACGACCGCTCGCCCGAACTGTTGGCACTGGCGCGCCAGAATGCTCCGCACGCCGAATTTGCGGAGTGGGACGGCAAGAGCGAGGTGCCCCTGGCCCTGCGTGGCCCCTTCGACCTGATCGTCTCGCGGCGAGGGCCGACGGGAGTGATCGACCACCTGCCAGCCGTTGCCGCGCCTGGAGCGCACTTCCTGTACGTCGGGCCGACGTTGGACGTACCCCAGGTGCCCCAGCGCCTGGGCAGGATCGGCTGGGACATCCTGGGGGAGTGGCGGGCATCGGTGCGGGCCTGGGCCCCAACCTGGGAGGACTGGCAGCTTCGCTGCGAATTCATGGGTGAGGTCGCGCGATCAGAGGACTGGGATGCCGGGGCCACGAGTCGCGGCCTCCCCTACCGTGAGGAACGCTCTGTGGTGCTGGCCGGCCCGCCATAG
- a CDS encoding permease prefix domain 1-containing protein gives MNAVERYLRRATHGLWGQKKRDALTELRGAVEDKVYRHQLSGLSEGEAVTAALRDLGSPAVIARELGRVHTVPSLLRATLLAGMTGLLGIQAAAQLPTIQAAPVPVGQLCTFDESALARFFPEDQLRIRERIKAAGGREQYEAACRVRQPDTGLNSLLRLSDLIAALRMAQVEARTIPGTEAFVQLKVPGEDWQGLNLNEAVHFLPTGPGTAAKPGSRTEPYVYAENLISQLLYSFKGPLRLSGVVNPTLHIGPAQMQVGTTQRPVRATNLYQWAVYEEVTRLMRLDSPASAPAPRLGLSPDDGPHAGYSQLKVNAQDGAVYALVGSMNGEIGLAVRAVRAGRLELPCDCRSTPFTQTDSLKTLLAQARRGQSALMVFALDASDLRHLQLTPVPTAQLQLVSAP, from the coding sequence ATGAACGCGGTCGAGCGCTACCTGCGGCGCGCCACGCACGGCCTGTGGGGTCAGAAGAAACGCGACGCCCTGACCGAACTGCGCGGCGCCGTGGAAGACAAGGTGTACCGCCACCAGCTCTCGGGATTGAGTGAGGGCGAGGCCGTCACGGCGGCGCTGCGTGACCTGGGGAGTCCGGCGGTGATCGCGCGGGAGCTGGGGCGGGTGCATACGGTGCCCAGCCTGCTGCGCGCCACGCTCCTGGCGGGCATGACCGGCCTGCTGGGCATTCAGGCAGCGGCGCAACTGCCGACGATCCAGGCGGCGCCAGTGCCCGTGGGACAGCTCTGCACCTTCGATGAATCGGCCCTGGCACGGTTTTTTCCCGAGGATCAGCTGAGGATACGCGAGCGGATCAAGGCGGCCGGCGGGCGCGAGCAGTACGAGGCGGCCTGCCGGGTCAGGCAACCGGACACCGGGCTGAACAGCCTGTTGCGCCTGAGCGACCTGATTGCTGCCCTGCGGATGGCCCAAGTCGAGGCCCGGACGATTCCGGGCACTGAGGCCTTTGTGCAACTCAAGGTGCCAGGCGAGGACTGGCAGGGGCTGAACCTCAACGAGGCAGTTCACTTTCTGCCCACTGGGCCAGGAACTGCGGCGAAGCCAGGGAGCCGCACGGAGCCCTACGTCTACGCGGAGAATCTCATTAGCCAACTGCTCTACAGCTTCAAGGGGCCGCTCCGGCTGAGCGGGGTGGTGAATCCCACGCTGCACATCGGCCCGGCCCAGATGCAGGTGGGCACCACGCAGCGGCCGGTGCGGGCCACCAACCTGTACCAGTGGGCCGTGTACGAGGAGGTCACCAGACTGATGCGCCTGGACTCGCCCGCCTCCGCTCCTGCACCCCGACTGGGTCTGTCGCCCGACGATGGCCCCCATGCCGGATACAGTCAGCTCAAGGTGAACGCCCAGGACGGGGCCGTGTACGCTCTGGTCGGCAGCATGAACGGTGAGATCGGGCTGGCCGTGCGGGCTGTCCGGGCCGGACGACTGGAACTGCCCTGCGACTGCCGATCCACACCGTTCACGCAGACGGACAGCCTGAAGACCCTGCTCGCCCAGGCGCGGCGCGGTCAGTCGGCGCTGATGGTCTTCGCGCTGGACGCCTCCGACCTGCGCCACCTCCAGCTCACGCCCGTGCCCACCGCGCAGCTTCAGCTGGTCAGCGCTCCTTAG
- a CDS encoding alpha/beta hydrolase, whose protein sequence is MKSGVTRAGLLALALGGVAWAGGGGPRPLVPDFSRAGDFSRDCDVQPSGAQGCRLRAPLPPVTALKVGEWRVVPGPGQVSVVYRAPAGITQASVCCGLQLPLSPIPGTDLWGVTARVAEVQQLAMTIGVFRDGQFGQDLQTWRGAQAPPALKAVPTGQLLGRVQTFGLESGLPLIGTRQLSVYTPPGWSAAEPLPVVYLADGAAPGMATTLEPLIQSGRAPRVVLVGIESAPSALTGQAYDPAQDRRAQEYLDGYTGGEAAFRAHERFLLDTVLPEIERRFGVRGTAQGRVVGGFSNGGAWAISMAARHPDTFRGVIALSPSNLPGAQGLPHPQARVFTSGGTLEPGFLEASRTYAASIRARGGAVRQVGRVGGHDGLIWQEEFPGAVAFVLASEERR, encoded by the coding sequence GTGAAGTCGGGGGTGACGCGCGCCGGGCTATTGGCGCTGGCGCTGGGCGGGGTCGCCTGGGCCGGCGGAGGGGGGCCGCGCCCGCTGGTGCCGGACTTCTCCAGAGCTGGTGATTTCAGTCGAGACTGCGATGTCCAGCCCTCCGGGGCCCAGGGCTGCCGCCTGCGGGCGCCGCTGCCCCCGGTGACGGCCCTCAAGGTGGGCGAGTGGCGCGTGGTGCCGGGGCCGGGTCAGGTCTCCGTGGTGTACCGCGCACCGGCCGGCATCACGCAGGCATCTGTGTGCTGCGGGCTGCAGCTGCCCCTCTCGCCCATACCCGGCACCGACCTGTGGGGCGTGACGGCGCGGGTGGCCGAGGTGCAACAGCTCGCCATGACCATCGGGGTCTTCCGGGACGGGCAGTTCGGGCAGGATCTCCAGACCTGGCGCGGGGCCCAGGCGCCGCCGGCCCTGAAGGCCGTGCCCACCGGACAGCTCCTGGGCCGGGTACAGACCTTTGGACTGGAGTCGGGACTCCCGCTGATCGGCACCCGGCAGCTCTCGGTCTACACGCCGCCCGGCTGGAGCGCCGCCGAGCCGTTGCCCGTGGTCTACCTGGCCGACGGCGCCGCGCCCGGCATGGCCACCACCCTGGAGCCCCTGATCCAGAGTGGGCGAGCGCCCAGGGTCGTGCTGGTCGGCATCGAGAGCGCCCCCTCCGCCCTGACCGGTCAGGCCTACGACCCGGCCCAGGATCGCCGCGCGCAGGAATATCTGGATGGCTACACCGGCGGTGAGGCCGCCTTCAGGGCCCACGAGCGCTTTCTGCTGGACACCGTCCTGCCGGAGATCGAGCGACGCTTCGGTGTGCGGGGCACGGCCCAGGGGCGGGTGGTGGGCGGCTTCTCGAACGGCGGGGCGTGGGCGATCAGTATGGCGGCGCGGCATCCGGACACCTTCCGGGGCGTGATCGCGCTCAGTCCGTCGAACCTGCCCGGAGCGCAGGGGCTGCCGCACCCGCAGGCCCGGGTGTTCACCTCGGGCGGCACGCTGGAGCCCGGTTTTCTGGAGGCTTCGCGCACCTATGCGGCCAGCATCCGGGCACGCGGCGGCGCGGTGCGGCAGGTGGGGCGCGTGGGCGGCCACGACGGGCTCATCTGGCAGGAGGAATTTCCCGGCGCGGTGGCCTTCGTGCTGGCGAGCGAGGAGAGAAGATGA
- a CDS encoding class I SAM-dependent methyltransferase translates to MREIARYYEKDREHDRLTRGLGQVEFVRTLDVLTRVLPPDGTLLDIGGGAGIYARELLGRGYRVHLLDAMPGHVERARRDETLASLASLTLGDARALPYPDAGADAALLLGPLYHLPEAADRATALAEARRVLRPGGLVCAAAIPRAAAICGDFTRGLNDEDYGRPIREEAYQSGRYHNPQARPGYFTTAYFHDPAELRAELEAAGFARVVLYALEGSANLLRDPEAVMADSVARDGLLAALRLTELDETLLSISAHVLAVGRA, encoded by the coding sequence ATGCGTGAAATTGCCCGTTATTACGAGAAGGATCGGGAACACGACCGACTGACCCGCGGCCTGGGCCAGGTCGAGTTCGTCCGCACGCTGGACGTATTGACGCGGGTGCTGCCGCCGGACGGGACGCTGCTGGATATCGGCGGCGGGGCAGGGATCTATGCGCGCGAGCTGCTGGGACGCGGTTACAGGGTTCATCTGCTGGACGCCATGCCCGGTCATGTGGAGCGGGCGCGGAGGGACGAAACCCTAGCGTCCCTCGCCTCGCTGACTCTGGGCGACGCCCGCGCGCTGCCCTACCCGGACGCGGGCGCCGACGCCGCATTGCTGCTGGGGCCGCTCTATCACCTTCCAGAGGCCGCCGACCGGGCCACCGCGCTGGCTGAGGCGCGGCGCGTCCTGCGGCCCGGCGGCCTCGTCTGCGCCGCCGCCATTCCCCGGGCGGCGGCCATCTGCGGTGACTTTACGCGCGGCCTGAACGACGAGGACTACGGCCGCCCCATCCGTGAGGAAGCCTACCAGAGCGGTCGATACCACAACCCGCAGGCCCGGCCCGGCTACTTCACCACCGCGTATTTCCACGACCCGGCCGAACTGCGCGCCGAACTGGAGGCCGCGGGCTTCGCCAGGGTCGTTCTGTACGCCCTGGAAGGTTCAGCGAACCTGCTGCGCGACCCCGAGGCGGTGATGGCCGACTCGGTGGCGCGGGATGGCCTGCTGGCCGCCCTGCGCCTGACCGAGCTGGACGAGACCCTGCTGAGCATCAGCGCGCATGTGCTGGCCGTGGGCCGGGCATGA
- a CDS encoding DUF6624 domain-containing protein, protein MRPWLILALLGLPAPALAQSPALPDPAACARLIAPQTRLMSPELTLAVRATTQSYAGQVQGIYRRMALRPLTPAEVRELQPLERELTGYVDRLLGTWGWPADPAGRAAVGQLLLTPTLKWCAGPLALSAATTPAERQQAAGLIDQGLTGLGGKQRYGTAFSVRRGRVTPLPIEDAAGVDARRAGLGLPPLAEELTRVQAQQPPPKAPPGLRRPVVVRPVCQPFTTPAALNTPLTAAQIGSLANEAARLVEQDQASRTGQPGARSMSEVDRESTLWLKEVLRQRGWPSANRSDPELAFDAWLLAQHADLRPSLQACVLDLLAQQRSTPAEARNLAYLTDRVRLAQGQPQVYGTQVMYDDVQGKASPRMLDDPAGVNARRANVGLEPIEEYLKGFERPRP, encoded by the coding sequence ATGCGCCCGTGGTTGATCCTCGCCCTTCTGGGCCTTCCCGCCCCAGCCCTCGCGCAGAGTCCGGCGTTGCCGGATCCGGCCGCCTGCGCCCGCCTGATCGCCCCCCAGACCCGGCTCATGAGCCCGGAGCTGACCCTGGCCGTGCGGGCCACCACCCAGAGCTATGCTGGGCAGGTTCAGGGGATCTATCGGCGGATGGCGCTGCGCCCGCTCACCCCAGCCGAGGTTCGTGAGCTGCAGCCGCTGGAACGTGAACTCACCGGCTATGTGGATCGTCTGCTGGGCACCTGGGGCTGGCCGGCCGATCCGGCCGGCCGCGCTGCCGTGGGCCAACTGCTCCTTACACCGACGCTGAAATGGTGCGCCGGGCCGCTCGCCCTGAGCGCCGCCACCACTCCGGCCGAGCGCCAGCAGGCGGCTGGCCTGATCGACCAGGGCCTGACTGGGCTGGGAGGGAAGCAGCGCTACGGCACGGCCTTCTCGGTTCGGCGCGGCCGGGTCACGCCACTGCCCATTGAGGACGCGGCGGGGGTCGATGCCCGCCGCGCCGGGCTGGGCCTGCCCCCTCTGGCCGAGGAGCTGACCCGCGTCCAGGCGCAGCAGCCGCCCCCCAAGGCGCCCCCCGGTCTCAGGCGCCCGGTGGTGGTGCGGCCGGTCTGCCAGCCGTTCACCACCCCCGCCGCGCTGAACACGCCGCTGACCGCCGCGCAGATCGGTTCTCTGGCGAATGAGGCGGCCCGGCTGGTCGAGCAGGATCAGGCGAGCCGGACGGGGCAACCCGGCGCGCGGAGCATGTCGGAGGTGGACAGGGAATCGACCCTCTGGCTCAAGGAAGTGCTCCGGCAACGCGGATGGCCCAGCGCCAACCGCAGCGACCCTGAGCTGGCCTTCGATGCCTGGCTGCTCGCCCAGCACGCCGATCTGCGGCCCTCGCTGCAGGCCTGCGTGCTCGATCTGCTGGCGCAGCAGCGGAGCACGCCCGCCGAGGCCCGGAATCTCGCCTACCTGACCGACCGGGTGCGGCTGGCACAGGGACAGCCCCAGGTCTACGGCACGCAGGTCATGTACGACGACGTGCAGGGCAAGGCGTCGCCGCGAATGCTGGACGATCCGGCCGGAGTGAACGCGCGCCGGGCGAACGTCGGCCTGGAACCCATCGAGGAGTACCTGAAGGGATTCGAGAGGCCGCGACCGTGA
- a CDS encoding LysM peptidoglycan-binding domain-containing M23 family metallopeptidase, producing MNRHLPALLAAALLWSGAQAGSSYRVQRGDTLSEIAARSGVSMAELRAVNARLRGSAQVQAGWVLAIPDRRLPASTHRVTEGQNLTVIARKYGLTLSQLVRANPRYQGGKPVWAGAVLTIPARTAHAGGSAPARGGMSVRAASTSSPARSAASGGRWLWPLPGHQTISSGFGERELGGETEVHYGIDIVAPTGTLVRAARSGRVLESRPDYDRGWGWTVVVEHPDGWITRYAHLSVNLAKQGELVVRGQGIGRVGNTGRSTGPHLHFGTYLRWSPRDPLSLYD from the coding sequence GTGAACCGTCATCTTCCGGCGTTGCTGGCCGCCGCCCTGCTCTGGAGCGGCGCGCAGGCCGGATCGTCCTACCGGGTGCAGCGGGGCGACACGCTGAGTGAGATCGCCGCGCGCTCCGGCGTGAGCATGGCCGAGCTGCGCGCCGTCAACGCCCGCCTGAGGGGCAGCGCACAGGTGCAGGCCGGCTGGGTGCTGGCGATCCCCGACCGCCGCCTGCCGGCCTCGACCCACCGGGTCACCGAGGGCCAGAACCTGACCGTGATCGCCCGCAAATACGGCCTGACCCTGAGCCAGCTCGTCAGGGCCAACCCCCGCTACCAGGGGGGCAAACCCGTGTGGGCCGGCGCCGTGCTGACCATTCCCGCCCGCACCGCCCACGCCGGCGGCTCGGCCCCCGCCCGCGGCGGCATGAGCGTCCGCGCCGCCAGCACCTCCAGTCCGGCCCGCAGCGCGGCCTCCGGGGGACGCTGGCTGTGGCCGCTGCCGGGCCACCAGACCATCAGCAGCGGCTTCGGCGAGCGCGAGCTGGGCGGCGAGACCGAGGTTCACTACGGCATCGACATCGTGGCCCCGACGGGCACGCTGGTGCGCGCCGCGCGCTCGGGCCGCGTGCTGGAGTCGCGCCCCGACTACGACCGGGGCTGGGGCTGGACGGTCGTGGTCGAGCATCCGGACGGCTGGATTACCCGCTACGCCCACCTGAGCGTCAATCTGGCGAAACAGGGCGAACTGGTGGTGCGCGGGCAGGGCATCGGCCGGGTCGGCAACACCGGGCGCAGCACCGGCCCACACCTGCATTTCGGCACCTACCTGCGCTGGAGCCCGCGCGACCCGCTCAGCCTGTACGACTGA
- the truA gene encoding tRNA pseudouridine(38-40) synthase TruA, translating into MSAEPPQDQPESRAQYQPPAGFRRLRLRLAWDGAPYAGWQSQPAASSVQDTLLSACARLGAGSFRAVAAGRTDAGVHAEDMPAHVDVSEDFGVPPGKLARALNAWLPPSVAVLAAAEAPPGFHARFSCTERRYVYRLLASPQRHPLWAGRALHVPQPLDAQAMSAAAAHLTGTHDFAAFATQEERQTVRELRALEIVPGPHIWEIHVHGESFLRHMVRGLVGTLLLVGQGRLAPGEVAEILASRSRAQAGANVPAHGLYFAGASYGGPASTTERSSR; encoded by the coding sequence GTGAGCGCCGAACCGCCGCAGGATCAGCCGGAGTCCCGGGCACAGTACCAGCCCCCGGCGGGCTTCCGGCGACTGCGGCTGCGCCTGGCCTGGGACGGCGCCCCCTACGCCGGCTGGCAGTCCCAGCCGGCCGCGTCCAGCGTGCAGGACACGCTGCTCTCCGCCTGCGCCCGCCTGGGGGCCGGTTCCTTCCGCGCAGTCGCCGCCGGCCGCACCGACGCCGGAGTCCACGCCGAGGACATGCCCGCGCACGTGGATGTGTCCGAAGATTTCGGGGTGCCGCCGGGCAAGCTCGCCCGCGCCCTGAACGCCTGGCTGCCGCCCAGCGTGGCCGTCCTGGCCGCCGCCGAGGCGCCCCCCGGCTTCCATGCCCGCTTCTCCTGCACCGAACGCCGCTACGTGTACCGCCTGCTGGCCTCGCCGCAGCGGCATCCGCTGTGGGCGGGCCGCGCCCTGCATGTGCCGCAACCCCTGGACGCTCAGGCCATGAGCGCCGCCGCCGCCCACCTGACCGGCACGCACGACTTCGCCGCCTTCGCCACCCAGGAGGAGCGCCAGACGGTGCGGGAACTGCGAGCGCTGGAGATCGTGCCCGGCCCGCACATCTGGGAGATCCACGTACACGGCGAGAGTTTCCTGCGCCACATGGTGCGCGGGCTGGTGGGCACGCTGCTGCTGGTCGGGCAGGGGAGACTGGCACCCGGCGAGGTGGCCGAGATCCTGGCCAGCCGCAGCCGGGCCCAGGCGGGCGCGAACGTGCCCGCACACGGGCTGTACTTCGCGGGGGCGAGCTATGGCGGGCCGGCCAGCACCACAGAGCGTTCCTCACGGTAG
- the surE gene encoding 5'/3'-nucleotidase SurE yields MTQAPSRPRILVANDDGIFSPGIKALGLAMSDFADVTVVAPDVEQSAVGHGITIRRPLRFRHTASAGFGEVPAYRVDGTPADCVVLGVHLLGAPDLVVSGINLGPNLGDDLTHSGTVAAAIEALALGVPSIAFSQRPSESGEYDFAAGAQYAARLAREVLQRGLPHRTLLNVNFPRETARGVRVTRVGEHRWEDSIVTRKDPEGREYHWVAGVSRAPDAQDESTDYGAVQAGFVSVTPVRIDLTARDLLEEVGGYVPQL; encoded by the coding sequence ATGACCCAAGCGCCCTCCCGTCCCCGCATCCTCGTCGCCAACGACGACGGCATCTTTTCTCCCGGCATCAAGGCGCTGGGCCTGGCCATGAGCGACTTCGCCGACGTGACCGTGGTGGCCCCCGACGTGGAACAGTCGGCCGTCGGGCACGGCATCACCATCCGCCGGCCGCTGCGCTTCCGGCACACCGCCAGCGCGGGCTTCGGCGAGGTGCCCGCCTACCGCGTGGACGGCACGCCCGCCGACTGCGTGGTGCTGGGCGTGCATCTGCTGGGGGCGCCCGATCTGGTGGTCAGCGGCATCAACCTCGGCCCCAACCTGGGCGACGACCTGACGCACTCGGGCACGGTGGCCGCCGCCATCGAGGCGCTGGCGCTGGGTGTGCCCTCTATCGCCTTCAGCCAGCGGCCCTCGGAGAGCGGCGAGTACGATTTCGCGGCCGGCGCCCAGTACGCCGCTCGGCTGGCCCGCGAGGTGCTGCAGCGCGGCCTGCCCCACCGCACGCTGCTGAACGTCAACTTTCCCCGGGAGACGGCGCGCGGCGTGCGGGTCACCCGGGTCGGCGAACACCGCTGGGAAGATTCCATCGTGACCCGCAAAGACCCCGAGGGCCGCGAATACCACTGGGTCGCCGGGGTCAGCCGCGCCCCCGACGCCCAGGACGAGAGCACCGACTACGGCGCCGTGCAGGCCGGCTTCGTCAGCGTGACGCCGGTGCGGATCGACCTGACGGCCCGCGATCTGCTGGAGGAAGTCGGCGGCTACGTCCCGCAGCTCTGA
- a CDS encoding tetratricopeptide repeat protein, with the protein MSKHLTFPSARTALLSLALLSAPLAAAQDAAPAQPAAQPAAQPATPAPTGTPASLAAQARSLAEQARATYPKGSANIDQTLWKQAAAAAEAAVGAQPQNAEYLRLRAQIYTEVGFWRQAERSWNALFKVQAPTPGSDDTKAAANAQYNLGYAAYTLNQPSQAEAAFKTCLELDPQNLLCLTWAARTALEAGNYAQASALYDRALAQKAGDKTLVYFRGLAQSASRYGPAATRAFSRAYGDRDAGRKPKALAGFQEAARSAPNFTEAWREGGRLALELNDAPAALAAFQGAVALPGASAADRFNLTLAQEGVQYGLGAVRAYRAAYAKYTAGDKPGAEAGFLDAATQNPNYAKAWAWLGRVRYEAKNFTGAAEAYGRAVALDPNDKGSAYYLRLAGLGK; encoded by the coding sequence ATGTCCAAGCATCTGACGTTCCCGTCCGCCCGAACAGCCCTGCTCAGCCTCGCCCTGCTTTCCGCACCGCTGGCGGCAGCCCAGGACGCGGCGCCGGCCCAACCGGCTGCACAGCCTGCCGCCCAGCCGGCCACACCAGCCCCCACCGGCACCCCCGCCTCGCTGGCGGCGCAGGCCCGCTCCCTGGCCGAACAGGCCCGCGCGACCTATCCCAAGGGCAGCGCGAACATCGACCAGACGCTCTGGAAGCAGGCCGCCGCCGCCGCCGAGGCCGCCGTGGGTGCCCAGCCCCAGAACGCCGAGTACCTGCGGCTGCGCGCCCAGATCTACACCGAGGTCGGCTTCTGGCGCCAGGCCGAGCGCTCCTGGAACGCCCTGTTCAAGGTGCAGGCCCCCACGCCCGGCAGCGATGACACGAAGGCCGCCGCGAACGCGCAGTACAACCTGGGCTACGCCGCCTACACCCTGAACCAGCCCAGCCAAGCCGAGGCCGCCTTCAAGACCTGCCTGGAACTCGATCCGCAGAACCTGCTCTGCCTGACCTGGGCCGCACGCACGGCGCTGGAAGCTGGCAACTACGCCCAGGCGAGCGCGCTGTACGACCGCGCCCTGGCCCAGAAGGCGGGCGACAAGACCCTGGTCTACTTCCGTGGGCTGGCCCAGAGCGCGTCCCGCTACGGGCCGGCGGCCACCCGCGCGTTCAGCCGCGCCTACGGCGACCGCGACGCGGGCCGCAAGCCCAAGGCCCTGGCCGGGTTCCAGGAGGCCGCCCGCAGCGCCCCGAACTTCACCGAGGCGTGGCGTGAGGGTGGCCGTCTGGCGCTGGAACTGAACGACGCCCCCGCCGCGCTGGCCGCCTTCCAGGGGGCCGTGGCCCTGCCCGGAGCCAGCGCCGCCGACCGGTTCAACCTGACCCTGGCGCAGGAGGGCGTGCAGTACGGCCTGGGGGCAGTGCGCGCCTACCGCGCGGCCTACGCCAAATACACTGCCGGCGACAAGCCGGGCGCCGAGGCGGGCTTCCTCGACGCCGCCACCCAGAACCCGAACTACGCCAAAGCCTGGGCGTGGCTGGGCCGCGTGCGCTACGAGGCCAAAAACTTCACCGGGGCGGCCGAGGCCTACGGCCGGGCGGTGGCCCTCGACCCGAACGACAAGGGCAGCGCCTACTACCTGCGCCTGGCCGGCCTGGGCAAATAG
- a CDS encoding antibiotic biosynthesis monooxygenase family protein produces the protein MASHVHYAEARGDSALATLREFLDALGTQPGLLSAELLSSPDQPGLYLVMSRWDTPIPPLTLPDGVRAWAFETLEERHPAR, from the coding sequence ATGGCCAGCCATGTGCATTACGCCGAAGCGCGGGGCGACAGCGCCCTGGCGACCCTGCGGGAGTTTCTCGACGCTCTGGGCACCCAGCCCGGCCTGCTGAGCGCTGAACTGCTCTCCAGCCCCGATCAGCCGGGCCTGTATCTGGTCATGAGCCGCTGGGACACGCCCATCCCTCCCCTGACCCTCCCGGACGGCGTGCGGGCCTGGGCCTTCGAGACCCTGGAGGAGCGTCACCCGGCGCGCTGA
- a CDS encoding acyl-CoA dehydrogenase family protein: MDFQLPEDLREVQATIRDFMLSRVEARAHEIEETNRVPPELLSEAAGLGLFGLSIPEEYGGVGLSTLGRCAAYEALGMGHMGFGGVISAHASIGTSGLVRLGTEEQKRRFLPRMASGECVAGFAITEPSSGSDAANIRTRAEKRGDVYVLTGTKHYISNAPIAGLLTVIAVTDASRGTKGMSAFLVEPQSTPGVSIGKIDEKMGQKGSLSAEVIFDGAEVPAANLLGPEHLGYREALGILTNGRVGIAARSTGAMQRLLELSVAHAKAREQFGQPIAEFQAVQFMLAEMEIAIQTSRVLWQKVAWMVDGGQDVRRMASVAKYHATEMLSQVADKAVQVHGGMGYMKDSPVERYYRDQRLLRIYEGTSEIQKLIIARDLLA; this comes from the coding sequence ATGGATTTCCAGCTGCCCGAAGACCTGCGCGAGGTGCAGGCCACCATCCGTGACTTCATGCTCAGCCGCGTGGAGGCCCGCGCCCACGAGATCGAGGAGACCAACCGGGTGCCGCCCGAACTGCTCAGCGAGGCCGCCGGGCTGGGCCTCTTCGGCCTGAGCATCCCCGAGGAGTACGGCGGCGTGGGCCTGAGCACCCTGGGCCGCTGCGCCGCCTACGAGGCGCTGGGCATGGGCCACATGGGCTTCGGCGGCGTGATCTCGGCCCACGCCAGCATCGGCACGTCGGGCCTGGTGAGGCTGGGCACCGAGGAGCAGAAACGCCGCTTCCTGCCGCGCATGGCGAGCGGCGAGTGCGTGGCGGGCTTCGCCATCACCGAGCCCTCCAGCGGCTCGGACGCCGCGAACATCCGCACGCGGGCCGAGAAGAGGGGCGACGTGTACGTGCTGACCGGCACCAAGCACTACATCTCGAACGCGCCGATCGCGGGGCTGCTCACGGTGATCGCCGTCACCGACGCCAGCAGAGGGACGAAGGGCATGAGCGCCTTTCTGGTCGAGCCGCAGAGCACGCCCGGAGTCAGCATCGGCAAGATCGACGAGAAGATGGGCCAGAAGGGGTCGCTCAGCGCCGAGGTGATCTTCGACGGCGCCGAGGTTCCGGCCGCCAACCTGCTGGGCCCGGAGCACCTGGGCTACCGCGAGGCGCTGGGCATCCTGACCAACGGCCGGGTGGGCATCGCGGCCCGCAGCACCGGGGCCATGCAGCGGCTGCTGGAACTGAGCGTGGCCCACGCCAAGGCGCGCGAGCAGTTCGGGCAGCCCATCGCCGAGTTCCAGGCGGTGCAGTTCATGCTGGCCGAGATGGAGATCGCGATCCAGACCAGCCGCGTGCTGTGGCAGAAGGTCGCCTGGATGGTCGACGGGGGCCAGGACGTGCGCCGCATGGCGAGCGTGGCCAAGTACCACGCCACCGAGATGCTCTCGCAGGTGGCCGACAAGGCCGTGCAGGTGCACGGCGGCATGGGCTACATGAAGGACTCGCCCGTGGAGCGCTACTACCGCGACCAGCGCCTGCTGCGGATCTACGAGGGCACCTCCGAGATTCAGAAACTGATCATCGCGCGGGACTTGCTGGCGTAG